The following coding sequences are from one Eucalyptus grandis isolate ANBG69807.140 chromosome 11, ASM1654582v1, whole genome shotgun sequence window:
- the LOC104427998 gene encoding UPF0481 protein At3g47200: MSPSTPTTDLNKTNWIVEVTEDVEHMRSNFDDERHWKKHSIYRVPDCVAKLNREAYWPEAVSFGPYHHGEDHLLPMENHKHRALLHFLRRSGKPVERFLKSLSDVAQELQDSYHLLDPWWKEGDGEGAGPFLKLMITDGCFMLEILRTKIRLRGEYASNDPIFGNLGGLYIRPYIMRDMLMLENQLPMLVLDRLVAVESDGMQDHEFVNRLILEFFFSPCTPNEKMGKCLHVLDVYRKRLLLPGNPDEVGPEDGERTIQSATELEEAGIRLEKSRTDSFKDISFAGGVLRLPPIMVNDTTESKFLNLMTFERFHDGAGNEVTAYMYFMDDIIDTERDVTLLNARGIIQNDFGSDKAVAELFNSLNKDMALDENNSLEALRNKVSKYCKKPWNKWRANLIKTYFRSPWSILSLLCAIFLFTLTIIQTIYTVSPAG, encoded by the exons ATGAGTCCTTCAACGCCTACGACGGACCTGAACAAGACCAACTGGATCGTTGAAGTCACTGAAGACGTCGAGCACATGCGCTCTAACTTCGACGATGAGCGGCACTGGAAGAAGCACTCAATATACAGGGTTCCCGATTGCGTGGCTAAGCTCAACCGCGAGGCCTACTGGCCAGAGGCTGTCTCCTTTGGTCCCTACCACCATGGCGAGGACCACCTCCTTCCCATGGAGAACCACAAGCACCGCGCGCTCCTCCACTTCCTTAGGCGGTCCGGAAAGCCCGTCGAGCGCTTCCTTAAGTCCCTGAGTGACGTGGCACAGGAGCTCCAGGATAGTTACCACTTGCTGGACCCGTGGTGGAAGGAGGGTGATGGTGAAGGCGCGGGCCCTTTCCTGAAGTTGATGATCACCGATGGCTGCTTCATGCTTGAGATCCTAAGGACCAAGATACGGCTTCGGGGGGAATACGCATCCAACGACCCCATTTTCGGTAACCTCGGGGGGTTATACATTAGACCATACATTATGCGAGACATGTTGATGCTAGAGAATCAGCTGCCGATGCTTGTGCTGGATCGGCTGGTTGCGGTCGAGAGTGACGGCATGCAG GATCACGAATTCGTAAACAGGCTCATCCTCGAGTTTTTCTTCTCCCCTTGCACGCCCAATGAGAAGATGGGCAAATGCCTGCACGTCTTGGACGTCTACAGGAAGAGACTCCTGCTCCCTGGGAACCCGGACGAGGTGGGGCCTGAGGATGGGGAGAGAACAATCCAGTCAGCGACCGAGCTAGAGGAGGCCGGGATCCGGTTGGAGAAGAGCAGGACTGACAGCTTCAAGGACATCTCCTTTGCTGGCGGGGTCCTGAGGCTCCCTCCTATCATGGTGAACGACACCACCGAGTCCAAGTTCCTCAACCTCATGACATTCGAGCGCTTTCATGACGGGGCCGGGAACGAGGTCACGGCCTACATGTACTTCATGGATGACATCATTGACACCGAGCGGGATGTCACATTGCTCAACGCCCGTGGCATCATCCAAAATGATTTTGGGAGCGACAAGGCGGTCGCTGAGCTATTCAACTCCTTGAACAAGGACATGGCGTTAGATGAAAACAACAGCCTCGAGGCCTTGCGAAATAAGGTCAGTAAGTACTGCAAAAAGCCCTGGAACAAGTGGAGGGCTAATCTCATCAAGACCTACTTCAGGAGTCCTTGGTCTATATTGTCTCTCCTTTGCGCCATCTTCCTCTTCACCCTCACCATAATTCAGACCATATATACCGTTTCTCCTGCTGGCTGA